One genomic window of Columba livia isolate bColLiv1 breed racing homer chromosome 9, bColLiv1.pat.W.v2, whole genome shotgun sequence includes the following:
- the LOC102085391 gene encoding lysophosphatidic acid receptor 6: MNDARATSNISTTVELFQLIMYAPTFSLGLLFNVMALSFLFFKVKKLSESTVYMIALIFLDTLLLFTLPFKIISYHLQNNWNLGSVFCSTLESLYFVNMYGSILISLCICVDRYITIRHPFTAPTLRSTKKAALVCAVICLGTSAGTVSTFQLHGEGHNISSCFHNFSKSTWENTGLLVALEIAFFSSMAAMTFCTVQTVRCLRKHRKPYNPQTHTSRAEKIVLTNLVAFLVCFTPYHVAYLLYFLVKNNIIHTSFQQVLRDTIQVTLCWANLNCCLDGVCYYFVLRESLEVPLQNSEKTATRKP, translated from the coding sequence ATGAATGATGCCCGTGCCACGAGCAACATCAGCACTACCGTGGAACTGTTCCAGCTCATCATGTACGCCCCCACATTCAGCCTGGGATTGTTGTTCAATGTGATGGCTCTGTCATTCCTGTTTTTTAAGGTTAAAAAGCTGTCAGAATCTACAGTCTACATGATAGCCCTTATTTTCCTGGATACTTTGCTGCTGTTTactcttccttttaaaataatttcctaccACCTTCAGAATAACTGGAACTTGGGGTCTGTGTTTTGTTCCACCTTGGAGAGTCTTTACTTTGTGAACATGTATGGCAGCATCCTCATCTCCCTCTGCATCTGCGTGGACCGGTACATCACTATCCGGCACCCTTTCACAGCTCCCACCCTGCGATCCACCAAGAAAGCCGCTCTGGTCTGTGCTGTCATCTGCCTGGGCACCTCGGCTGGGACAGTCTCTACTTTCCAGCTGCACGGAGAGGGCCACAACATCTCCTCCTGCTTCCATAACTTCTCCAAGAGCACATGGGAAAACACAGGCCTGTTGGTTGCCTTGGAGATTGCCTTCTTCAGCAGCATGGCAGCTATGACCTTCTGCACTGTTCAGACTGTTCGGTGTTtgagaaagcacagaaaaccaTACAACCCCCAAACACacaccagcagagcagagaagaTAGTCTTGACAAACCTTGTGGCATTTTTGGTCTGTTTCACGCCTTACCACGTGGCATACTTGCTGTATTTTTTGGTGAAGAATAACATAATTCACACCAGTTTTCAGCAAGTGCTACGAGACACCATTCAGGTCACCCTTTGCTGGGCAAACTTGAACTGCTGTCTTGATGGGGtgtgttattattttgttttaagagaGTCCTTGGAAGTTCCATtacaaaacagtgaaaaaacagCCACACGAAAGCCTTGA